The proteins below come from a single Paenibacillus sp. genomic window:
- a CDS encoding ATP-binding protein, whose protein sequence is MIRTWGVFVLAGAAVAAADAWISGAMSGALRTVWIAASNVLIFGILGWRIHRLDVGKRSAERGLLRVSREAVALYTLRGACQDMNELMERMLGTTAKDARGAAFADWLPERDRARARAAFAQAAEGQPRHFDSHCLRADGTSVDVEVTYVPVLSSNRIVGVYCIMKDISELKRNRERLQHSEKLAAIGELAAGIAHEIRNPLTTLRGFLQLIHRSGSAKYSDIMLSEVDRIHTIANELLLLGKPQAYSLERKPIASLLEAIATLVNAQAALHNTSIRLEKEPGIDGALVLCEETKIKQVFLNILKNAVESMPEGGIVTIRIGWEGPCVHVRIADQGVGIPEHILPKLGQAFLTTKEAGTGLGLMISYGIIEQHGGRMTIESEEGVGTTVHLRLPIEPDAAAPNT, encoded by the coding sequence ATGATACGAACCTGGGGGGTCTTCGTCTTGGCCGGCGCCGCCGTCGCGGCGGCGGACGCATGGATCAGCGGCGCGATGTCGGGCGCTCTTCGAACTGTCTGGATCGCTGCGTCCAACGTCTTGATTTTCGGCATCCTCGGCTGGAGGATCCATCGATTGGATGTGGGGAAACGTTCGGCGGAACGCGGCTTGCTCCGCGTATCGCGGGAGGCGGTCGCGCTATATACGCTGCGGGGCGCGTGCCAAGACATGAACGAACTGATGGAGAGGATGCTTGGAACGACGGCCAAGGACGCTCGCGGCGCCGCATTCGCCGATTGGCTGCCGGAGCGGGACCGCGCGCGGGCGCGGGCGGCGTTCGCCCAGGCGGCGGAAGGGCAGCCGCGCCATTTCGATTCGCACTGCTTGCGCGCGGACGGGACGAGCGTCGACGTCGAGGTGACGTACGTGCCGGTCTTGTCCTCCAACCGAATCGTCGGCGTGTACTGCATTATGAAGGATATTTCGGAATTGAAGCGAAACCGGGAACGGCTGCAGCATTCCGAGAAGCTGGCGGCGATCGGGGAGCTGGCCGCCGGAATCGCGCACGAAATTCGCAATCCGCTGACGACGCTGCGCGGATTCCTGCAGCTGATTCACCGGAGCGGGAGCGCGAAATATTCCGACATCATGCTGTCCGAAGTCGACCGGATTCATACGATCGCGAACGAACTGCTGCTGCTCGGGAAACCGCAGGCGTACTCGCTCGAGCGCAAGCCGATCGCGTCGCTGCTCGAGGCGATCGCGACGCTCGTCAATGCGCAGGCGGCCTTGCATAATACGTCGATCCGTCTAGAGAAGGAGCCGGGCATCGACGGGGCGCTCGTGCTTTGCGAAGAGACGAAAATCAAACAGGTTTTCTTGAATATTTTGAAGAATGCGGTGGAGTCTATGCCGGAAGGGGGCATTGTGACGATTCGGATCGGATGGGAAGGACCGTGCGTCCACGTCCGAATCGCCGACCAAGGGGTCGGCATCCCGGAGCATATCCTGCCGAAGCTCGGGCAGGCGTTCCTGACGACGAAGGAAGCCGGTACGGGGCTCGGCCTGATGATCAGCTACGGTATTATCGAGCAGCACGGGGGACGGATGACGATCGAGAGCGAGGAGGGCGTCGGCACGACGGTGCATCTTCGCCTGCCGATCGAGCCGGATGCCGCGGCGCCGAATACATAA
- a CDS encoding catalase — protein MNDQRPPMLTTNQGMPVGDNQNSRTAGQRGPTLLEDYHLIEKLAHFDRERIPERVVHARGAGAHGVFVLTNGMKRYTKAKFLQEPGTETPVFVRFSTVIHGQGSPETARDPRGFATKFYTEEGNYDLVGNNLPVFFIRDAIKFPDMVHSLKPAPDTNLQSGDRYWDFMSLTPESTHMMTWVMSDFGTPANYREMEGNGVHAFKWINAHGNYVYVKYKWVPHQGVRNLTREQAKAVQGEDFNHATRDLYDNIKAGNFPKWDLYVQIIAPEDMDGFDFDPLDPTKLWPEELVPLQKVGTMTLNRNPDNFFAEVEQVAFAPSALVPGIEASEDKLLQGRLFSYPDTQRYRLGANYLNLPINCPYAPVRNNQRDGLMQTKQNPSPINYEPNRHADTPKEAPEYRDSRMPLEGFAGRENIAKTNDFGQVSYTYRKFTKQEQDNLVANLIDELGAVHERTRLLAICNFYRGDAELGQRIAQGLGIDISGYLAQAAAGRHS, from the coding sequence ATGAACGACCAACGTCCCCCGATGTTAACGACGAATCAAGGAATGCCCGTAGGCGACAATCAAAACTCCCGCACGGCGGGGCAGCGAGGACCCACGCTGCTTGAAGATTACCACTTGATCGAGAAGCTCGCCCACTTCGACCGCGAACGCATTCCGGAACGCGTCGTTCATGCCCGGGGCGCCGGCGCGCACGGGGTGTTCGTCCTGACGAACGGCATGAAACGGTACACGAAGGCGAAATTTCTGCAGGAGCCGGGGACGGAGACGCCGGTGTTCGTCCGGTTTTCCACGGTTATCCACGGGCAGGGATCGCCGGAGACGGCCCGCGACCCGCGCGGCTTCGCGACGAAATTTTACACGGAGGAAGGCAACTACGACTTGGTCGGCAACAACCTTCCGGTGTTTTTCATCCGCGACGCGATCAAATTCCCGGACATGGTCCACTCGCTGAAGCCCGCCCCGGATACGAACCTTCAGTCCGGCGACCGGTATTGGGATTTCATGAGCTTGACGCCGGAATCGACGCATATGATGACGTGGGTCATGTCCGACTTCGGGACGCCGGCGAACTACCGCGAGATGGAAGGCAACGGCGTACACGCGTTCAAGTGGATCAACGCGCACGGCAACTACGTGTACGTAAAATATAAGTGGGTGCCGCACCAAGGCGTCCGGAACTTGACACGGGAGCAAGCCAAAGCGGTGCAGGGAGAAGATTTCAACCACGCGACGAGAGACTTGTACGATAATATCAAAGCCGGCAACTTCCCGAAGTGGGACCTGTACGTGCAAATCATCGCTCCCGAAGATATGGACGGCTTCGATTTCGATCCGCTCGATCCGACGAAGCTGTGGCCGGAGGAGCTCGTCCCGCTGCAGAAGGTCGGCACGATGACGCTGAACCGCAATCCGGACAATTTCTTCGCCGAAGTCGAGCAAGTCGCCTTCGCGCCGAGCGCGCTCGTGCCGGGCATCGAGGCGTCCGAAGACAAGCTGCTGCAGGGCCGGCTGTTCTCGTATCCGGATACGCAGCGGTACCGTCTCGGCGCCAACTACTTGAACCTGCCGATCAACTGCCCGTACGCGCCGGTGCGCAACAACCAGCGGGACGGCCTCATGCAGACGAAGCAGAACCCGTCGCCCATCAACTACGAGCCGAACCGGCACGCGGATACGCCGAAGGAAGCGCCGGAATACCGCGACAGCCGGATGCCGCTCGAAGGGTTCGCCGGACGCGAGAACATCGCCAAGACGAACGACTTCGGCCAAGTGAGCTACACCTACCGCAAATTTACGAAGCAAGAACAGGACAACCTTGTGGCGAATTTGATCGACGAACTCGGCGCGGTGCACGAGCGGACGCGGCTGCTCGCGATCTGCAACTTCTACCGCGGCGACGCGGAGCTCGGACAGCGCATCGCGCAAGGTCTCGGCATCGATATTTCGGGATATTTGGCCCAGGCGGCGGCGGGGCGTCATTCCTAA
- the chrA gene encoding chromate efflux transporter, which translates to MAWVQSFLTALKLGLFSFGGPTAHIGYFREEYVNRKKWLDDESFADLVALCQLLPGPASSQVGIAVGWLRAGWAGSLAAWLGFTLPSAAVMAAFAALYETTPGVAGAGWIKGLELAAVAIVAAAVLGMARTLAPDKPRATIAVAAASAVLLVPHAAVQVAAIAAAAAAGLALRRGKPAAPHGDVAAAANRRGYSRAAVALLAAFAALLIGLPAARALGWLPPLLALFESFYRAGALVFGGGHVVLPLLEREVVPAGWVAPESFAAGYAATQAMPGPLFTFAAYLGGTSFGWAGAAVATLAIFLPGYLLVVGAMPFWQTLRRLPSVAHAVYGINAAVVGILFAALYDPLFVGAVAAPVDFVLAAALYLLFAHWKLPPWALVAAAALAGIAVYGL; encoded by the coding sequence ATGGCATGGGTTCAATCGTTCTTAACCGCGCTGAAGCTGGGGCTGTTCTCGTTCGGGGGTCCTACGGCGCATATCGGATATTTCCGGGAAGAGTACGTTAATCGGAAGAAATGGCTTGACGACGAGAGCTTCGCCGATCTCGTCGCGCTGTGTCAGCTGCTGCCGGGTCCGGCCAGCAGCCAAGTCGGCATCGCCGTCGGCTGGCTGCGCGCGGGATGGGCCGGCTCGCTCGCCGCCTGGCTCGGCTTCACGCTGCCGTCGGCCGCGGTCATGGCGGCGTTCGCGGCGCTGTACGAGACGACGCCGGGCGTCGCGGGCGCCGGCTGGATCAAGGGGCTCGAGCTCGCCGCCGTGGCGATCGTCGCCGCCGCCGTGCTCGGCATGGCCCGCACGCTTGCGCCGGACAAGCCGCGCGCCACGATCGCCGTCGCCGCCGCTAGCGCCGTCCTGCTCGTCCCGCATGCGGCCGTGCAGGTCGCGGCGATCGCCGCCGCCGCGGCCGCCGGCCTCGCCCTGCGCCGCGGCAAGCCGGCCGCGCCGCACGGGGACGTCGCCGCTGCGGCGAATCGCCGCGGCTACAGCCGGGCGGCCGTCGCGCTGCTGGCCGCGTTCGCCGCGCTGCTGATCGGCCTGCCGGCCGCCCGCGCGCTCGGCTGGCTGCCCCCGCTGCTCGCCCTGTTCGAGAGCTTCTACCGAGCGGGCGCGCTCGTCTTCGGCGGCGGCCACGTCGTGCTCCCACTGCTCGAGCGGGAAGTCGTGCCCGCGGGATGGGTCGCGCCCGAATCGTTCGCGGCCGGCTACGCCGCAACCCAAGCGATGCCCGGGCCGCTGTTCACGTTCGCCGCGTACCTCGGCGGCACCTCGTTCGGCTGGGCCGGCGCCGCCGTCGCGACGCTCGCGATTTTCCTGCCGGGCTACCTGCTCGTCGTCGGCGCGATGCCGTTCTGGCAGACGCTCCGCCGGCTGCCGTCCGTCGCGCATGCCGTCTACGGCATCAACGCCGCCGTCGTCGGCATTCTGTTCGCCGCGCTGTACGACCCGCTGTTCGTCGGCGCGGTTGCCGCGCCCGTCGATTTCGTCCTCGCGGCGGCGCTGTATCTGCTGTTCGCGCATTGGAAGCTGCCGCCCTGGGCGCTCGTCGCGGCCGCCGCGCTTGCCGGTATTGCCGTCTACGGCTTATAG
- a CDS encoding ABC transporter ATP-binding protein: MNQEDFEWELDRDAVRRAKPGRRLWKYALHYKTTILLALAMLVVAIGTELVGPFIAKRMIDVHIAGIEQPWYRVAAADEETAPYGGAHYKRADRFEPGEERGEEARVLQIGRSFVFVPGGIAFDGERELTAEGRLEIVRDGERREYAAEPLDAGQVFAFYRPEIAGILHLSWIYLALLAVSALFSWGQRYYLQASANRIIRKMRDDVFAHINRLPIRYFDNLPAGKVVSRITNDTEAIKELYVTVLANFFSGSLYILAILGAMFFLDVRLALVSALVLPILGLWIVVYRKFAAGYNRVIRSTLSEMNGMINESIQGMPIIQAFRREKQTEREFETMNTRYFDYRNKLLRLNAMTSHNLVGLLRNVAFIGMIWYFGGISMQGVEGAVSLGVLYAFVDYLNRMFQPVVNIVNQLPNLEQALVSAERVFVLLDEAGEDVADEKMPRYRGDVAFENVWFSYKEGEPVLKGVAFEAKQGQTVALIGHTGSGKSSILNLLFRFYDPDSGRITIDGVDIRGLPRQTVRSHMGIVLQDPFLFTGTILSNVTLDNPAISREAAEKALRDVGGERLLAALPGGIDEPVIEKGSTLSAGQRQLISFARALAYDPAILILDEATSNIDTETEAIIQEALDVVKQGRTTFVIAHRLSTIKSADLILVLDRGEIVERGSHDELMARRGRYYQMYLLQQGGGGEGRAVAPSVPADAGPAVAAPGR; encoded by the coding sequence ATGAATCAAGAAGATTTCGAGTGGGAGCTGGACCGCGACGCGGTCAGACGGGCAAAGCCCGGACGCCGGCTCTGGAAATATGCGCTTCATTATAAAACGACGATTCTCCTCGCGCTGGCGATGCTCGTCGTGGCGATCGGCACCGAGCTGGTCGGCCCGTTCATCGCCAAGCGGATGATCGACGTTCATATCGCGGGCATCGAGCAGCCGTGGTACCGCGTCGCGGCCGCGGACGAGGAGACGGCGCCGTACGGCGGCGCCCATTACAAGCGGGCGGACCGGTTCGAGCCGGGCGAGGAACGCGGCGAAGAGGCGCGCGTGCTGCAGATCGGGCGGAGCTTCGTGTTCGTGCCCGGCGGCATCGCCTTCGACGGCGAGCGGGAGCTGACCGCAGAGGGGCGCCTTGAGATCGTCCGCGACGGCGAACGCCGGGAATACGCGGCCGAGCCGCTGGACGCCGGGCAAGTGTTCGCGTTCTACCGGCCGGAAATCGCCGGCATTCTGCACCTGTCCTGGATTTACCTCGCTCTGCTCGCCGTGTCGGCGCTGTTCAGCTGGGGACAGCGGTACTACCTGCAGGCGTCCGCCAACCGGATCATCCGGAAGATGCGCGACGACGTGTTCGCGCACATCAACCGGCTGCCGATCCGCTACTTCGACAATTTGCCGGCCGGCAAAGTCGTCTCGCGCATCACGAACGATACGGAGGCGATCAAGGAGCTGTACGTCACGGTGCTCGCGAACTTTTTCTCGGGCAGCCTGTACATCTTAGCGATTCTGGGCGCGATGTTTTTCCTCGACGTTCGCCTGGCGCTGGTCAGCGCGCTTGTCCTGCCGATTCTCGGGCTGTGGATCGTCGTGTATCGGAAATTCGCGGCAGGCTACAACCGGGTCATTCGGTCGACGCTGAGCGAGATGAACGGCATGATCAACGAATCGATCCAAGGGATGCCGATCATCCAGGCGTTTCGCCGCGAGAAGCAGACGGAGCGGGAATTCGAGACGATGAACACCCGATATTTCGACTACCGGAACAAACTGCTCCGTCTGAACGCCATGACGTCGCACAATCTCGTCGGTCTGCTGCGGAACGTCGCGTTCATCGGCATGATCTGGTATTTCGGCGGCATCTCGATGCAAGGCGTCGAAGGGGCGGTGTCCCTCGGCGTGCTGTACGCGTTCGTCGATTACCTCAACCGGATGTTCCAGCCGGTCGTCAATATCGTCAATCAGCTGCCGAACCTCGAGCAGGCGCTCGTCAGCGCGGAGCGGGTGTTCGTGCTGCTGGACGAAGCCGGCGAGGACGTGGCGGACGAGAAAATGCCGCGCTACCGCGGCGACGTCGCCTTCGAGAACGTATGGTTCTCTTATAAGGAAGGCGAACCGGTGCTCAAGGGCGTGGCGTTCGAGGCGAAGCAGGGGCAGACGGTCGCGCTCATCGGCCACACGGGCTCGGGCAAAAGCTCGATCCTGAATCTGCTGTTCCGCTTCTACGATCCGGACAGCGGACGCATCACGATCGACGGCGTCGATATTCGCGGCTTGCCGCGCCAGACGGTGCGCAGCCATATGGGCATCGTGCTGCAGGACCCGTTCTTGTTCACGGGGACGATCCTCTCCAACGTCACGCTCGACAACCCGGCGATTTCGCGGGAAGCCGCGGAGAAGGCGCTGCGGGACGTCGGCGGCGAGCGGCTGCTCGCAGCGCTGCCGGGAGGAATCGACGAGCCCGTCATCGAGAAAGGCAGCACGCTGTCCGCCGGCCAGCGGCAGCTCATCTCGTTCGCGCGGGCGCTGGCGTACGACCCGGCGATCTTGATATTGGACGAAGCGACGTCCAACATCGATACGGAAACCGAAGCGATCATCCAAGAGGCGCTCGACGTCGTCAAGCAGGGCCGGACGACGTTCGTCATCGCGCATCGGCTGTCGACGATCAAGAGCGCGGACCTGATCCTCGTGCTCGACCGCGGCGAAATCGTTGAGCGCGGCTCGCACGACGAGTTGATGGCGCGGCGCGGCCGCTATTACCAAATGTACCTCCTGCAGCAAGGCGGAGGAGGGGAGGGGCGGGCGGTTGCGCCGTCCGTACCCGCGGACGCCGGTCCCGCGGTCGCCGCTCCGGGGCGATAA
- a CDS encoding ABC transporter ATP-binding protein yields MLSVLGKLGWFFRLEWKRYAIAVPLLLFVGILEIIPPKLVGDAIDWMQQGTMTPAKLTETLLLFGGIAAFVYVVTYIWMYQLFGGAFVVERLLRSRLMRHFLRLTPTFYEKHRTGDLMARATNDLKDVSMTAGFGILTLVDSTVWMLTLLVVMVTLVSWKLTLAAILPLPILAICIQVYGKWIHERFKKAQDAFGDMNDGVLETISGVRVIRAFVQERAAERRFAGVTQDVLDKNIAVARIDALFEPTIKIVVGLSYLIGIGYGAYLVFRSELTVGALVTFNVYLGMLIWPMFAIGELINIMQRGNASLDRVNETLRYEPDVVEHPQAKRVERAGAIEFRDVTFRYPTSERDNLDRVSVKLEPGQTLGIVGRTGSGKTTFVKQLLREYPLGEGSITVGGERIDRIAFDDLKGWIGYVPQSPFLFSRTVRENILYAKGEAGADRLEEAIALSAFKKDLEFLPSKIETLVGEKGVALSGGQKQRVSIARALLADPQILILDDALSAVDAKTEAEIIGNIRRAREGKTTLIVTHRLSAVQHADHIIVLDDGRIVEEGTHEELLRRGGWYKEQFERQQAESSAAG; encoded by the coding sequence ATGTTATCCGTACTTGGCAAGTTGGGTTGGTTTTTCCGCTTGGAGTGGAAGCGCTACGCGATCGCCGTGCCGCTGCTGCTGTTCGTCGGCATCTTGGAAATCATTCCGCCGAAGCTGGTCGGCGACGCGATCGACTGGATGCAGCAGGGAACGATGACGCCCGCGAAGCTGACGGAGACGCTGCTGCTGTTCGGCGGCATCGCCGCGTTCGTGTACGTTGTGACGTACATATGGATGTACCAGCTGTTCGGCGGCGCCTTCGTCGTCGAGCGGCTGCTGCGGTCTCGGCTCATGCGCCATTTCCTCCGGCTGACGCCGACGTTCTATGAGAAGCATCGGACCGGGGACTTGATGGCGCGGGCGACGAACGACCTGAAGGACGTGTCCATGACCGCCGGCTTCGGCATTTTGACGCTCGTCGACTCCACCGTCTGGATGCTGACGCTGCTGGTCGTCATGGTGACGCTCGTGTCTTGGAAGCTGACGCTCGCGGCGATTTTGCCGCTGCCGATTTTGGCGATCTGCATTCAGGTGTACGGCAAGTGGATTCACGAACGGTTCAAGAAAGCGCAGGACGCCTTCGGGGATATGAACGACGGGGTGCTGGAGACGATCTCCGGCGTGCGGGTCATCCGGGCGTTCGTGCAGGAGCGGGCGGCGGAGCGCCGATTCGCGGGCGTGACACAGGACGTGCTCGACAAAAACATCGCGGTCGCCCGCATCGACGCGCTGTTCGAACCGACGATCAAAATCGTCGTCGGGCTCAGCTATTTGATCGGCATCGGGTACGGCGCGTACCTCGTGTTCCGGAGCGAGCTGACGGTCGGGGCGCTCGTCACGTTCAACGTTTACCTCGGCATGCTCATTTGGCCGATGTTCGCGATCGGCGAGCTGATCAACATCATGCAGCGGGGCAACGCGTCGCTCGACCGCGTCAACGAGACGCTTCGCTACGAGCCGGACGTCGTCGAGCATCCGCAGGCGAAGCGCGTCGAACGCGCGGGCGCGATCGAGTTCCGCGACGTCACGTTCCGGTACCCGACGTCGGAGCGCGACAATTTGGACCGCGTCTCCGTGAAGCTCGAGCCGGGGCAGACGCTCGGCATCGTCGGGCGCACGGGCAGCGGCAAGACGACGTTCGTCAAGCAGCTGCTGCGCGAATATCCGCTCGGCGAAGGATCGATCACCGTCGGCGGGGAACGCATCGACCGGATCGCTTTCGACGATTTGAAAGGCTGGATCGGCTACGTGCCGCAAAGTCCGTTCCTGTTCTCGCGCACCGTACGCGAAAATATTCTTTACGCGAAGGGCGAGGCGGGCGCGGACCGTCTCGAAGAGGCGATCGCGCTGTCCGCCTTCAAGAAGGATCTCGAGTTCCTTCCGAGCAAAATCGAGACGCTCGTCGGCGAGAAGGGCGTCGCGCTCTCCGGCGGTCAGAAGCAGCGCGTATCGATCGCGCGGGCGCTGCTCGCCGATCCGCAAATTTTGATTCTCGACGACGCCTTGTCCGCGGTCGACGCGAAGACGGAAGCCGAAATCATCGGCAACATTCGCCGCGCCCGAGAAGGGAAGACGACGCTGATCGTGACGCACCGGCTGTCGGCGGTGCAGCATGCGGACCATATCATCGTGCTGGACGACGGACGCATCGTCGAGGAGGGCACCCACGAAGAACTGCTGCGCCGCGGCGGTTGGTATAAGGAGCAGTTCGAGCGGCAGCAGGCGGAGTCGAGCGCGGCGGGGTAA
- a CDS encoding nucleoside deaminase, with protein MDQERQEFMMEAVRLAERNVTSGNGGPFGAVIVKDGRIIATGVNEVTKKADPTAHAEVQAIREACRVLGTFQLTDCELYTSCEPCPMCFGAIYWARPKAVYYAGTKQEAAAVSFDDHFIYEELDRPPEARKLPMVRLTPEGYHAPFDAWRESTKKVEY; from the coding sequence ATGGATCAAGAGAGACAGGAGTTTATGATGGAGGCGGTGCGCCTTGCGGAGCGCAACGTGACGAGCGGCAACGGAGGGCCGTTCGGCGCGGTGATCGTGAAGGACGGGCGCATCATCGCGACCGGCGTCAACGAAGTGACGAAGAAGGCCGACCCGACGGCGCATGCGGAGGTGCAGGCGATCCGCGAAGCGTGCCGCGTCTTGGGCACGTTCCAGCTGACCGACTGCGAATTGTATACGAGCTGCGAGCCTTGCCCGATGTGCTTCGGCGCGATTTATTGGGCGCGGCCGAAGGCGGTATACTACGCCGGCACGAAGCAGGAGGCGGCGGCCGTTTCGTTCGACGATCATTTCATTTACGAGGAATTGGATCGGCCTCCCGAGGCGCGGAAGCTGCCGATGGTGCGGCTCACCCCGGAAGGCTATCACGCGCCGTTCGACGCTTGGCGGGAATCGACGAAGAAGGTCGAGTATTAA
- the uvsE gene encoding UV DNA damage repair endonuclease UvsE has product MEIRLGYVSTALALFNNTPSSTFTYKRFSALPRDEAMERLLDVGRSNLEALKRILYYNAAYGVRLFRLSSALIPLATHPDVTVDVREQFGERLEELGAFARAEGMRLSMHPNQFTLLNGSDSVVAAAIRDLEYHAAILECMGMDASHPINIHIGGVYGDKPSAITRLYEQLPLVPERIRSRLTFENDDKTYTLEETLDVCETVGCPMMLDLHHDFCNPSPAPALDYLPRIAATWGERPMKMHVSSPKSEQEFRSHADDVEPGPLLDFLKGCLEFGLPRIDVMVEAKRKDLACFKLVEALAAVRGIRRVDGAVLQWGKKG; this is encoded by the coding sequence ATGGAAATCCGTCTAGGATACGTGTCTACGGCGCTTGCGCTGTTCAACAATACGCCGAGCTCCACCTTTACGTACAAACGGTTCAGCGCACTGCCCCGGGACGAAGCGATGGAACGGCTGCTGGACGTGGGGCGCAGCAATTTGGAAGCGTTGAAACGGATTCTCTACTACAACGCCGCGTACGGCGTGCGGCTGTTCCGGCTCAGCTCCGCGCTCATTCCGCTGGCGACGCATCCGGACGTGACGGTCGACGTTCGGGAACAATTCGGCGAACGGCTCGAAGAGCTCGGCGCATTCGCCCGCGCAGAAGGGATGCGGCTGTCGATGCATCCGAATCAGTTCACGCTGCTGAACGGCAGCGACAGCGTCGTCGCCGCCGCGATCCGCGATCTCGAGTACCATGCCGCCATTTTGGAATGCATGGGCATGGACGCATCGCACCCGATCAACATCCATATCGGCGGCGTTTACGGCGACAAGCCGTCCGCAATCACGCGGCTGTATGAGCAGCTTCCGCTCGTGCCGGAGCGGATTCGGTCGCGCCTGACGTTCGAGAACGACGACAAAACGTACACCCTCGAGGAGACGCTCGACGTCTGCGAGACGGTCGGCTGCCCGATGATGCTCGACCTGCATCACGATTTCTGCAATCCGTCGCCCGCCCCGGCGCTCGATTATTTGCCGCGCATCGCGGCTACGTGGGGGGAGCGGCCGATGAAGATGCACGTCTCTTCTCCGAAATCGGAGCAGGAATTCCGCTCGCACGCCGACGACGTCGAGCCCGGACCGCTGTTGGATTTCCTGAAGGGCTGCCTGGAATTCGGACTTCCGCGCATCGACGTCATGGTCGAAGCGAAGCGGAAAGATCTCGCCTGCTTTAAGCTTGTCGAGGCGCTGGCCGCGGTACGGGGCATTCGGCGGGTGGACGGCGCGGTGCTGCAGTGGGGGAAGAAGGGATGA
- a CDS encoding DUF420 domain-containing protein: MAPVGERNYTPLIVTLSIAINAIVAILFFLPEAEGLDHIDWTILPMLNAIFNSFTFVFLLAALYFIKQRNIKMHRNFIFAAFSSTTLFLLSYVTYHYATESTAYGGEGFIRYVYFFILITHILLAIAIVPLALVTTARGLTNQTEKHRKIARWTMPIWLYVSLTGVIVYLMISPYYA, encoded by the coding sequence ATGGCTCCCGTGGGCGAACGCAACTATACGCCGCTGATCGTGACGCTGTCGATCGCGATCAACGCCATCGTCGCCATCTTGTTTTTTCTGCCGGAGGCGGAAGGGCTCGACCATATCGATTGGACGATTCTTCCGATGCTGAACGCCATCTTCAACAGCTTCACCTTCGTCTTCCTGCTGGCGGCGCTGTACTTCATCAAACAGCGGAACATCAAGATGCACCGCAACTTCATTTTCGCCGCGTTCTCGTCGACGACGCTGTTCCTGCTGTCGTACGTAACGTACCATTACGCGACGGAATCGACCGCTTACGGCGGCGAAGGGTTTATCCGGTACGTCTACTTTTTCATCCTTATTACGCACATCCTGCTCGCGATCGCCATCGTGCCGCTCGCGCTCGTGACGACGGCGCGCGGACTTACGAACCAGACGGAGAAGCATCGCAAGATCGCCCGGTGGACGATGCCGATCTGGCTGTACGTCAGCTTGACCGGCGTCATCGTATACTTGATGATCTCCCCATATTACGCATAA